AGAAGCCTTGCAAAAGAACTTAACCTGGGATGTTATTCATAAACCAATTGGAAAGAAGACCGTTGGATGACGTTGGGTATTTACGGTTAAACTCAAAGCCGATGGGAGCATTGACAGGTATAAAGCCAAATTAGTTGTCAAAGGATACACCCAGCGCTATGGGATTGATTATGAAGAAACTGTTGCGCTTGTAGCAAAGATCAACACTGTTCGAATCTTGATTTCACTTGCGGCAACTAAAGATTGTCCTCTACGACAGTTTGATGTGAATAATACTTTCCTCAATGGAAACTTGGAAGAAGAGGTGTATATGGACATGCCCCCAGGAGTCAAATGTAGACCTTGTGATGTTGGAAAGGTTTGTAAGTTGAAGAAGTCTTTGTATGGTTTGAAGCAGTCTCCTAGAGCTTAGTTTGGAAGATTCTCCAAATCAATGAAGATATTTGGTTATAGACAAAACAACTCAAATCACACTTTGTTCATCAAACGTAATCAGGGTAAGATCATCGCTCTGATTGTGTATGTTGATGATATGATTGTTACAGGAGATGACCCAAAGGAGATGAAGGCTCCATAGAAGTACGTTTCAAAGGAGTTTGAGATGAAGGACCTTGGACAGTTGAAGTATTTTCTCGGAATTGAAGTTGCAAGGTCAAAGAAGGGGATTTCTTTATCCCAGCGAAAGTATGTACTTGACTTGTTAGCTGAGACCGGAATGCTTGACTGCAAGCCTGTTGAGACACCAATTGAGATGAATCACAACCTTGCCATCTATCTGAATCAAGTTCCAACTGATAAAGGAAGGTACCAACGTCTAGTAGGGAGACTTATTTATCTTTCTCATACTAGACCTGATATTGAAGTTGCAAGGTCAAAGAAGAGGATTTCTTTATCCCAACAAAAGTATGTACTTGACTTGTTAGCTGAGATCGAAATGCTTGACTGCAAGCATGTTGAGACACCAATTAAGATGAATCACAACCTTGCCATCTATCTGAATCAAGTTCCAACTGATAAAAGGAAGGTATACCAACGTATAGTAGGGAGACTTATTTATCTTCTCATAATAGACCTGATATTGAAGTTGCAAGGTCAAAGAAGGGGATTTCTTTATCCCAGCGAAAGTATGTACTTGACTTGTTAGCTGAGACCGGAATGCTTGACTGTAAGCCTATTGAGACACCAATTGAGATGAATCACAACCTTGCCATCTATCTAAATCAAGTTCCAACTGTTAAAGGAAGGTATCAACGTCTAGTAGGGAGACTTATTTATCTTTCTCATACTAGACCTGATATTGCTTATGTTGTGAGTGTGGTTAGTCCATTTATGCATTGTCCCAGCGAAGAGCATATGGATACAGTGATCGTATTCTGAAGTATCTTAAGATGACACTTGGAAAAGGCTTGTTGTTTGAAAAGAATGGTGAATTGGAAGTTGTAAGGTACATAGATGTTGATTGGGCTGGTGATAAGACTGAAAGACGGTCTACATCTGGGTATTTTACATTTGTTGGAGGAAACTTTGTAACTTGGTGTAGTAAGGAACAAAAAGTCGTTGCAAGATCAAGTGCTGAAGCAGAGTTTCGAGGTATGGCACATGGAGTTTGTGAGATGCTATGGATTTGTAATGTATTGAAAGAATTGGGTTTCAAACTCAAGAAACCCGTGGACTTGCATTGTGATAGCACGTCTGCTATTAAAATTGCTCATAATCCTGTTCAACATGACCGGACAAAGCATGTGGAGGTAGATCGACATTTCATTAAGGAAAACTTGGATAGGAAAATCATTCATTTCCCTTTCGTATATACGGAAGATCAATTAGCAGATGTTCTCACAAAAAGAGTGTCAAGGAAAGTGTTTGACAACTCGGTTGGCAAGTTAGGCTTGATCGATATCTATGCACCAACTTGAGGGGGAGTGTAGAATATTTTGTATATATTTACTTTCCTTGTATGTGTAGGTGTAGATGTAAGAAATATTTTTCTAGTAGTGTTATGATTGTATCTCTATATAAAGCTCATATTCGGAGAAGAATAATACATCGAAGCATTTCAAACCATATTGAATCATTCTTTTCTAAATCTTATATGATACAAAAAAGGTATTGATCATAGTGAAAATAAATCATTATGGCATAATGTCTACAAGAGACATGAGAATTATGAATATCTTTCCATATACGTGATAATTTTCTGTAAGTATAAGGTTACATATAATTCTTATTGATGAGAGACTTACAGTATTTGTCATCGTATATTATGAGGATTATAAAAGACATGTTGCTAAAAGCAAATTCCCAAAAATAAAGTGTCATTACAAGCATATCGCTTGTCAAATCCTTAAAAGATTCAGGTACATGAATGATTCTAATGTAATTCAATCCATGAATAATTAAGAAAGCCTGAAGCTAATTCATGGAATCAAATAGTCTAAAGTTAGCTCATATATACTTATTTCATTGTAGCTAACGTGATCAAAATTGCCTCAATGAGTACTATGATCGGACTACATAATCAAATTCGAATTATGTTGCTACATATTCCAACTTTCGAAGTTATGAATTACTTAGAGTTGTTGAAGAGCTTATATAAACGTATCAATACACAAAGATATTGATGTGTATGGCTAGATACGCCATAAGATATTTCAATTTGCTTATGTTGTATAAATATTACTTAGTGTATGAATTTGATCATATGACTAAACGAGATAAGACGTATTGAAAATCGTCTAGCTCTGTTAGTATTGTTTTAACTTTGCAAGTTTGAAATTTCATGATGGCCCTATATGCAAACCACGCATGGTGTTACTTTAGTGATGAACAATCAAACCATTATTTACCGCGCATGAAGTTTGCAACACTCAAGGGAGATTCTCATCAGGGGGAGCATCTAGAAGTATGCTACCTAAGACATATGTGTGTTGTACTCTTTTGCTCTTTCGACCAGGGTTATTTTTCTCCAACTGAGTTTTTATTACCTGACAAAGTTATTAATGAGACAACATTAAGTGCGTCCAATTTTATCGTTCAATGGTGGACATCTAATGTGGGGTGTTATAAATATTATAATCTATGTGGTTGTCCACGTAATTACTTATTAGTTATGTACTGTGATGTAAACCATACCTCTATATAAGGAGGCTAATGAGAATGAATGAGATGACTTCTACCTTCTCTTAACTATTCTCTCTATTTTTTCTTTACTTTATAACATTTTTTAATAAATTTTAAGCCAAGAAAAAGATAGGGTAAATTTTATTAACACATCCCTAAATGCTAGATACACATTTTTTTTGTACAAATTATATAAGACTTTGTGGGTCTGTAAAATGACTAAAAATGCATTCATATCAAAAGTAAAGAAAATATCCCGCTTAAGACATTCATATTAATTATTGTACTTTTAACACTCTTTAATTTTTAGCTTGAATCGAGTACCAATATTTTGACACCACATATGAATATTATGCAATGGTTCATAAGAATCAATTAATTTAGTTTTACACAAAATTGAGCATCTTAATGCCAAAAGAGACATTTATATCAAAAGTAAAGAAAATATCATGTTTAAGACATTCATATTAATTATTGTACTTCTAACACTTTTTAATTTTTAGCTTGAATCAAGTACCAATATTTTGACACCACATATGAATACTATGCAATGATTCTCAAGAATCGATTAATTTAGTTTTACACAAAATTGAGCATTCTAATGCTAAAAGTTATGTTAAGGACTTTAATGATGTATTGTTTTGTTTTGTTTTGATTTGTTAGACTCAAGAATTCTTGAAATCAGTCTGAGTAAGAGACTCTTGGAGAATAAATTTTGTCGAGGAAAACTGATGGAAGATGGTATTAACAAAAGAAAATCCCTCGAGGAAGATCTTAACAATGTGAAACCCTTTAGAGAAAAATAAAAACTTTCGAGAAAGATGCCAATGAGGTGAAATAGTACGAGGAAAGATGAAATATTTTGAGAAAAATCTCACTAATGTGAACTTTTTTTTAATAAATTGAGTAACGAATCTAGAAAACTATGTGTATTTAGTCAATGAGTCGTGTATTTAGTGAATAAGTTGTGTATTCAAATAAGGGTATCGTAGGGAGTTTAGATATGTGTATCTAGTAAAATGTTAAAACAATAAAATTAATTGATGATGTATTAAGATGTGTATCTAGTAATTAGTATAAGATGTGTATCTAGTAATTAGTGATGTGTTAATAAAATTTCTCTGTAATTTATTGAAATGAAAAAAGAAAAAGAAATATAAGATTTTGATTGCCGGAAAAGATTTCGACGAGGCCTTTCCGTATTTGGACGGATAAGATTTTCCTTTCTATTTCAATTACAGCCACCACCATGGCCACACTGACGACGACCACCGCCGCCGCAGTTTCCTCACACTTTATGACCTCACTTCAACCCCCCAAGGTAATTCTCATACTCCCTATTTCACCCATTAAAGCTCAAACCTTCATCTTATGTCATCCTCATCGTTCTGCAGCACTTTTCTGTTAGAAGCTACTGCAGTTGTGCTCTTGGTTGCCAACATGCTACAAGAGTTGGGTTCTCTTCCACACCCCATGTTCTGTTTAGCGGGTAAACTTTCTTCCCTATCTACAATTCATAGCTTCATTAGCTTGCTGCATTGTGTATGAGAGACTTGAGAGTTCACACTTTGGATAGCAACACTGTGACTGTAATAGTAATTTGGAATACAAAAAAGGTTTTTTCAAATCAGTTGAGGTTGTTTAATGTTGTACAAATGTGTACATTAGATAGAAGCATTGGGAAACTTTGATTGTAATGAGTAAACTACTTGGTATAAATGTTATCGTCCCGAGACTTTGATTTCTTACTTGCTTGTGTCTCTGTTTCATCTTATTTGAAGCTTTTAGTGGATTTTGTTTTATGTATACTGATGGTTTGGTTTTGATTACCAAGTGGAGTTGTTTATCTTTCAATATTTGATTTTCCCGAATTTTTTATTTTGTTTTACAGGAAAAGTCTCAAGTATCTTCCTGCTATCTGTGCTGTATTATCAGGTATAGTTGGTTAAGTATTGACCAAACAGTTCTTATATTTGTGGTTTTAGATTTCTGCCTACTGCATTCTGCAAGTACTTTTGTAGTTTGTGAACTGTATTTTTCTTCAATTTAGGCACAGAAGACATTGGAGTATCCTCTACTCAATCTGAAGACTTGTCTATTACTGCAACTACTTCAGGTTCTGGTGAATTAAAGGTATGATGACAGTTTTAGTTCTATACAGAAGCTTCTATTTATTGTAGTGGGAGTTTACTCCCATATATTCCTACATGGCACTGGGGAAATGGAAAGTGCTACCATGATACAAAATATGGGATGATCCCTGGATTCCTGCTAAGCCTTTTTTTTTTTCCTGGTCACCCTTTGTTTGTTAAGCTAATGTAAAAGTATAACCGGTTGATCAAGATGACACCCTTTGTTTGTTTTAGGTTGATCATATACAGTGCTCTACTCTAGATGGCCATAAATTTTTGTTGATATTTCTAGATTTCCACCACATAACAATCACACATTTGCAATCAGATAAGCGTAGAGGTATCTGGGACCAAAACTCAAGCAATATTTGATCACGTTTTTGACAAAATGGTTGCTGCCGCCCAACCAATACCCGGATTTCGAAGAGTGAAAGGAGGTAGGCTCTTAATTTTGTGAATAATTGAAAAATGAACCTTTGCTTTTTTATTTTGTATAACACACTTATGGTTTTCTTCATTCTTCACAAGTCTTCATTGCCAATTTATCGGCT
The window above is part of the Fragaria vesca subsp. vesca linkage group LG2, FraVesHawaii_1.0, whole genome shotgun sequence genome. Proteins encoded here:
- the LOC101310860 gene encoding trigger factor-like gives rise to the protein MATLTTTTAAAVSSHFMTSLQPPKHFSVRSYCSCALGCQHATRVGFSSTPHVLFSGKSLKYLPAICAVLSGTEDIGVSSTQSEDLSITATTSGSGELKISVEVSGTKTQAIFDHVFDKMVAAAQPIPGFRRVKGGKTPNIPRDVLLEVLGPSKVYKQVIKKVINSTVAEYVEKECLKVSKDLRVEQSFEDLEASFEPGEEFSFDAVVHLLK